One window of Pelmatolapia mariae isolate MD_Pm_ZW linkage group LG18, Pm_UMD_F_2, whole genome shotgun sequence genomic DNA carries:
- the LOC134616797 gene encoding E3 ubiquitin-protein ligase TRIM47-like yields the protein MAQAGVLLDKDQFNCSICLDVLKDPVTIPCGHSYCSGCIQNYWDQDDYLGVYVCPQCRQNFNPRPLLARNTILADVVEIFKNTRLQDAAAPTAGRTFAEAGDVECDVCIGLKSKAVSSCLVCLASYCDDHVRPHYESSAFKKHKLVAASKRLQETICPRHDKLLEVYCRTDKRCICSLCLTDEHKGHDTVLAEEEIQQKKRQLGEIKQSSQLRIQQREKEVQELRKAIFSLSRSARAAAEESDAIFSELIRSIELKRFEVRELIKAQEKTAIGEAEKLLEQIQKEIGELKKNEDELDKLSHAEDPIHFLQSCQSFHAPPVLSASPLVASDPDFTFGSVTTAVSDFKALLQEVCQDGCVSIYERVRNIVIVRNPDLVVQSDCTVVDRSDNLEAVQMEAAALIPSPGLDQSHVSPLNPFLTPGPPAFSFSPFGSKFSSGSRHKHPPRRAHPRRK from the exons ATGGCTCAAGCCGGGGTGCTCCTGGACAAGGACCAGTTCAACTGCTCCATCTGCCTGGACGTGCTGAAGGACCCGGTTACTATACCGTGCGGACACAGCTACTGCTCGGGCTGCATCCAGAACTACTGGGACCAGGACGACTACCTCGGGGTTTATGTCTGTCCGCAGTGCCGACAGAACTTCAACCCGAGGCCGCTGCTCGCCAGGAACACCATTCTGGCCGACGTGGTGGAGATATTTAAGAACACGAGACTCCAGGACGCCGCGGCACCAACAGCTGGCCGAACTTTTGCCGAAGCCGGCGACGTGGAGTGTGACGTGTGCATCGGGTTGAAGAGCAAAGCGGTCAGCTCCTGCCTGGTTTGTCTGGCGTCGTACTGCGATGATCACGTCCGGCCTCACTACGAGTCCTCAGCCTtcaagaaacacaagctggtggcTGCCTCCAAGCGGCTCCAGGAGACCATTTGTCCGCGACATGACAAGCTGCTCGAGGTGTACTGCCGGACCGACAAGCGCTGCATCTGCTCCCTGTGTCTGACCGACGAGCACAAAGGGCACGACACGGTGCTGGCTGAGGAGGAGATACAGCAGAAGAAG AGGCAGCTCGGTGAGATCAAGCAGAGCTCCCAGCTGAGGATTCAGCAAAGAGAAAAGGAGGTGCAGGAGCTGAGAAAAGCCATTTTCTCTCTCAGC CGTTCGGCTCGTGCAGCAGCCGAGGAGAGCGACGCCATCTTCTCCGAGCTGATTCGGTCAATAGAGCTGAAGCGCTTTGAGGTTAGAGAGCTGATTAAAGCTCAGGAAAAGACGGCCATTGGTGAGGCAGAGAAGCTGCTGGAGCAGATTCAGAAGGAGATTGGCGAGCTAAAGAAGAATGAAGATGAACTGGATAAGCTTTCCCACGCTGAAGACCCCATCCATTTCCTTCAG AGCTGTCAGTCCTTCCATGCCCCACCTGTGCTGTCGGCTTCGCCGTTGGTTGCATCGGACCCAGACTTCACCTTCGGCTCGGTGACGACAGCTGTGTCAGATTTTAAGGCGCTTCTGCAGGAGGTCTGTCAGGACGGATGTGTCAGCATTTATGAGAGAG TGAGAAATATAGTAATTGTAAGGAATCCAGATCTCGTAGTCCAGTCTGACTGCACGGTGGTGGATCGAAGTGATAATCTGGAAGCTGTACAAATGGAAGCAGCGGCAT TGATCCCTTCGCCTGGTCTAGACCAAAGTCACGTGAGCCCTCTCAACCCCTTCCTCACTCCAGGACCTCCAGCGTTTTCCTTCTCACCGTTTG GCTCTAAATTCTCCTCGGGCTCCAGACATAAGCACCCTCCACGACGTGCTCACCCCAGGAGGAAATAA
- the LOC134616796 gene encoding E3 ubiquitin/ISG15 ligase TRIM25-like — protein MAATTISVEQDQFCCSVCLEVLRDPVTIPCGHSYCLECIEDYWNRAKQKGQWSCPQCRQVFNPRPLLSRNTVLGELVEKLQKTGFQAETQQSTKPEEVKCTSCTVRKSKAVKSCLVCVGSYCASHLKVHEERFRGKGHKLIPPSDQLKEKLCPQHDKLLRLYCHNDQHCVCSQCVKESHKGHETVSVVDERAKQQKKLQETSLKSVQKLKETEKELRYVIRYIKHSTEAALEESERIFSKLIRSIEKQNSEVKELIRVQGKAAVSQAEEELEKIQKEMAELKRTGAELEKLSHTEDHIHFLQKCKSLHFPTKSVEMPSTDALHYLMYKTTKGALVNLKDNLDDTLQKEFSKISEKVTLLKESSSKNNSEKTKVKDADIPYNSEPKTRADFLQYYNDIILDPNTANSYLCFSDGQRAVTTRADPQPYADHPDRFTSWAQVLCKAGMAGRCYWEIEWTGNGGVSVGVCYKNMSRAGGGSECKLGHNSKSWSLDCSPTACSFQHNKESMTISAQCASRIGVYLDFRGGTLSFFNVSDAMVLLHKEKITFTQPLYPGFWVGLGSTLKLCSI, from the exons ATGGCAGCCACAACTATTTCTGTTGAGCAGGACCAGTTCTGTTGTTCAGTGTGCCTGGAGGTGTTAAGAGACCCGGTGACAATCCCttgtggacacagctactgccTGGAGTGCATTGAAGACTACTGGAACAGGGCCAAGCAGAAAGGTCAGTGGAGCTGTCCTCAGTGCAGGCAGGTGTTCAACCCAAGACCTCTCCTGAGCAGGAACACTGTTCTGGGTGAACTGGTGGAAAAGCTTCAGAAAACCGGATTTCAGGCCGAAACTCAACAATCCACCAAACCAGAGGAGGTGAAATGCACTTCATGTACGGTGAGAAAAAGCAAAGCCGTGAAGTCATGCCTTGTGTGCGTGGGGTCGTACTGCGCCTCTCACCTGAAAGTCCACGAAGAACGCTTTCGTGGAAAGGGACATAAGCTGATCCCACCTTCAGATCagctgaaagagaagctgtgCCCACAGCACGATAAGTTACTGAGGCTATACTGTCACAATGACCAGCACTGTGTGTGCTCGCAGTGTGTTAAAGAGAGCCATAAGGGCCATGAAACTGTCTCCGTGGTGGACGAGAGGGCAAAACAGCAG AAAAAACTCCAGGAGACCTCTTTGAAGTCTGTGCAGAAACTGAAGGAGACTGAGAAGGAACTACGATACGTAATCAGATACATCAAG CACTCCACGGAGGCTGCACTGGAGGAGAGCGAGAGGATTTTCTCCAAGCTGATCCGATCCATCGAGAAACAGAACAGCGAGGTGAAGGAGCTGATCAGAGTCCAGGGCAAAGCAGCCGTCAGTCAGGCTGAGGAGGAGCTGGAGAAGATACAGAAGGAGATGGCCGAGCTGAAGAGGACCGGCGCTGAGCTGGAGAAGCTCTCTCACACTGAAGACCACATCCACTTTCTTCAG aagtgCAAGTCTCTTCACTTCCCTACAAAGTCCGTGGAGATGCCCAGCACTGATGCACTTCATTATTTGATGTATAAAACCACAAAAGGGGCGCTGGTTAACCTGAAGGACAATCTGGATGATACACTTCAAAAAGAATTCtccaaaatatctgaaaagg TCACTTTACTGAAAGAAAGCAGCAGTAAGAACAACTCTGAAAAGACTAAAG TTAAAGACGCTGACATACCCTACAACTCAGAACCAAAGACGAGAGCCGATTTTCTTCAAT ATTACAATGATATAATCCTGGATCCAAATACTGCCAACTCTTACTTGTGCTTCTCTGACGGGCAACGAGCCGTGACCACACGTGCCGACCCGCAGCCCTACGCGGACCACCCAGACCGCTTCACCAGCTGGGCCCAGGTGCTGTGTAAGGCTGGGATGGCCGGACGCTGCTACTGGGAGATCGAGTGGACCGGAAACGGAGGGGTTTCCGTCGGCGTGTGCTACAAGAACATGAGCCGGGCCGGAGGAGGGAGCGAGTGCAAGCTGGGGCACAACTCTAAATCGTGGAGCCTGGACTGCTCACCCACAGCCTGTTCATTTCAGCACAATAAGGAGAGCATGACTATCAGTGCCCAGTGTGCTAGCAGAATAGGAGTGTATCTAGATTTCAGGGGTGGGACTTTATCCTTCTTTAATGTTTCTGATGCAATGGTTCTGCTTCACAAAGAGAAGATCACATTCACGCAGCCTCTATACCCTGGATTCTGGGTGGGGCTGGGCTCTACTTTGAAGCTGTGCTCAATTTAA
- the eef1da gene encoding eukaryotic translation elongation factor 1 delta a (guanine nucleotide exchange protein) isoform X2, which translates to MSGLICLTTESIWFDKNRYDEAEKRFYEGVNGPATQQQQAKGRQQKRRHRNSSSHAGDQELVSRMKSLELENQTLHKVVVEMRAALQKLESRVAVLEKSPAPAAIPAAKAAPVKQEKVENGDDDDDIDLFGSDEEDEEAERIKQERLEAYAAKKAKKPALIAKSSILLDVKPWDDETDMAKLEECVRSVQMDGLLWGASKLVPVGYGIKKLQISCVVEDDKVGTDILEEEITKFEDYVQSVDVAAFNKI; encoded by the exons ATGAGTGGACTGATCTGCCTCACCACAGAAAGCATCTGGTTTGACAAAAACCGCTACGATGAGGCAGAAAAGCGTTTCTACGAGGGAGTCAATGGACCCGccacgcagcagcagcag GCCAAAGGTCGCCAGCAGAAACGGCGGCACAGAAAC TCATCCTCACATGCAGGAGACCAGGAGCTGGTTTCACGCATGAAGAGCCTGGAGCTGGAGAACCAGACCCTGCACAAAG tgGTGGTTGAGATGAGGGCAGCCCTGCAGAAGCTGGAGTCCAGAGTGGCTGTGCTGGAGAAGAGCCCAGCACCAGCAGCCATCCCTGCTGCAAAG GCTGCTCCAGTCAAACAGGAAAAAGTGGAAAATggtgacgatgatgatgacatAGACTTGTTTGGCAGCGACGAGGAAGATGAGGAGGCAGAACGTATAAAGCAGGAGCGCTTGGAGGCCTACGCAGCCAAGAAGGCAAAGAAACCAGCTCTCATTGCTAAGTCATCCATCCTGCTGGATGTCAAACCC TGGGACGATGAGACAGATATGGCCAAGCTGGAGGAGTGTGTGCGCTCGGTGCAGATGGACGGGCTCCTGTGGGGAGCTTCCAAGCTGGTGCCAGTCGGCTACGGCATCAAGAAGCTGCAGATCAGCTGTGTGGTTGAGGACGACAAAGTTGGCACAGACATCCTGGAAGAGGAGATTACCAAGTTTGAGGACTAT GTCCAGAGTGTCGATGTTGCTGCCTTCAATAAGATCTAA
- the eef1da gene encoding eukaryotic translation elongation factor 1 delta a (guanine nucleotide exchange protein) isoform X1, with protein MSGLICLTTESIWFDKNRYDEAEKRFYEGVNGPATQQQQQAKGRQQKRRHRNSSSHAGDQELVSRMKSLELENQTLHKVVVEMRAALQKLESRVAVLEKSPAPAAIPAAKAAPVKQEKVENGDDDDDIDLFGSDEEDEEAERIKQERLEAYAAKKAKKPALIAKSSILLDVKPWDDETDMAKLEECVRSVQMDGLLWGASKLVPVGYGIKKLQISCVVEDDKVGTDILEEEITKFEDYVQSVDVAAFNKI; from the exons ATGAGTGGACTGATCTGCCTCACCACAGAAAGCATCTGGTTTGACAAAAACCGCTACGATGAGGCAGAAAAGCGTTTCTACGAGGGAGTCAATGGACCCGccacgcagcagcagcag CAGGCCAAAGGTCGCCAGCAGAAACGGCGGCACAGAAAC TCATCCTCACATGCAGGAGACCAGGAGCTGGTTTCACGCATGAAGAGCCTGGAGCTGGAGAACCAGACCCTGCACAAAG tgGTGGTTGAGATGAGGGCAGCCCTGCAGAAGCTGGAGTCCAGAGTGGCTGTGCTGGAGAAGAGCCCAGCACCAGCAGCCATCCCTGCTGCAAAG GCTGCTCCAGTCAAACAGGAAAAAGTGGAAAATggtgacgatgatgatgacatAGACTTGTTTGGCAGCGACGAGGAAGATGAGGAGGCAGAACGTATAAAGCAGGAGCGCTTGGAGGCCTACGCAGCCAAGAAGGCAAAGAAACCAGCTCTCATTGCTAAGTCATCCATCCTGCTGGATGTCAAACCC TGGGACGATGAGACAGATATGGCCAAGCTGGAGGAGTGTGTGCGCTCGGTGCAGATGGACGGGCTCCTGTGGGGAGCTTCCAAGCTGGTGCCAGTCGGCTACGGCATCAAGAAGCTGCAGATCAGCTGTGTGGTTGAGGACGACAAAGTTGGCACAGACATCCTGGAAGAGGAGATTACCAAGTTTGAGGACTAT GTCCAGAGTGTCGATGTTGCTGCCTTCAATAAGATCTAA
- the eef1da gene encoding eukaryotic translation elongation factor 1 delta a (guanine nucleotide exchange protein) isoform X3, with amino-acid sequence MSGLICLTTESIWFDKNRYDEAEKRFYEGVNGPATQQQQSSSHAGDQELVSRMKSLELENQTLHKVVVEMRAALQKLESRVAVLEKSPAPAAIPAAKAAPVKQEKVENGDDDDDIDLFGSDEEDEEAERIKQERLEAYAAKKAKKPALIAKSSILLDVKPWDDETDMAKLEECVRSVQMDGLLWGASKLVPVGYGIKKLQISCVVEDDKVGTDILEEEITKFEDYVQSVDVAAFNKI; translated from the exons ATGAGTGGACTGATCTGCCTCACCACAGAAAGCATCTGGTTTGACAAAAACCGCTACGATGAGGCAGAAAAGCGTTTCTACGAGGGAGTCAATGGACCCGccacgcagcagcagcag TCATCCTCACATGCAGGAGACCAGGAGCTGGTTTCACGCATGAAGAGCCTGGAGCTGGAGAACCAGACCCTGCACAAAG tgGTGGTTGAGATGAGGGCAGCCCTGCAGAAGCTGGAGTCCAGAGTGGCTGTGCTGGAGAAGAGCCCAGCACCAGCAGCCATCCCTGCTGCAAAG GCTGCTCCAGTCAAACAGGAAAAAGTGGAAAATggtgacgatgatgatgacatAGACTTGTTTGGCAGCGACGAGGAAGATGAGGAGGCAGAACGTATAAAGCAGGAGCGCTTGGAGGCCTACGCAGCCAAGAAGGCAAAGAAACCAGCTCTCATTGCTAAGTCATCCATCCTGCTGGATGTCAAACCC TGGGACGATGAGACAGATATGGCCAAGCTGGAGGAGTGTGTGCGCTCGGTGCAGATGGACGGGCTCCTGTGGGGAGCTTCCAAGCTGGTGCCAGTCGGCTACGGCATCAAGAAGCTGCAGATCAGCTGTGTGGTTGAGGACGACAAAGTTGGCACAGACATCCTGGAAGAGGAGATTACCAAGTTTGAGGACTAT GTCCAGAGTGTCGATGTTGCTGCCTTCAATAAGATCTAA